A genomic stretch from Deinococcota bacterium includes:
- the glcF gene encoding glycolate oxidase subunit GlcF: MQHTIPVEDLLPQAPQAAEMAHAVESCVHCGFCLPTCPTYVVMGEEMDSPRGRIFLMKEVLEGGLALEEAQPYIDHCLGCLACVTACPSGVEYGELITPFRAWAEPQREKKPLDRLQRFFVMETLPYPWRFRIAALLGRLGRPFKGLMPGNFSAMMELLPASLPQTGRMPTLTPAKGRRRARVALLAGCAQQVLAPNINWATLRVLSENGVEVVVPRDQACCGALAMHVGEAERALATARKNLDAFLGDAFPGDIGDIDAIISNASGCGSGMKEYPLVFKGSPDEERARAFAGQVKDVTTFLDELGFKPPRLEEPLKVAYHDACHLAHAQGVRSAPRRLLQAVAGLTLVEPPEWELCCGSAGTYNIEHPETAGRLGERKAKNLLSTGAELIATGNIGCMTQIEKHLAAQGRPLPVLHTVELLDRAYGARG; encoded by the coding sequence ATGCAGCATACCATTCCCGTCGAAGACCTCTTACCCCAGGCACCCCAGGCTGCGGAGATGGCCCACGCCGTCGAGTCCTGCGTCCACTGCGGCTTCTGCCTGCCGACCTGCCCCACCTACGTGGTGATGGGCGAGGAGATGGACTCGCCCCGGGGCCGCATCTTCCTGATGAAGGAAGTCCTGGAGGGCGGGCTTGCCTTAGAAGAAGCCCAGCCCTATATCGACCACTGCCTGGGCTGCCTGGCCTGCGTCACCGCCTGTCCCTCGGGCGTCGAGTACGGCGAGCTCATCACGCCCTTTCGGGCCTGGGCCGAGCCGCAGCGCGAGAAGAAGCCTTTGGACCGCCTCCAGCGCTTTTTCGTGATGGAGACCTTGCCCTATCCCTGGCGCTTTCGCATCGCCGCCCTGCTGGGCAGGCTGGGGCGGCCCTTCAAGGGGCTGATGCCGGGCAACTTCAGCGCCATGATGGAGCTGCTGCCTGCGTCGCTGCCCCAAACGGGGCGCATGCCCACGCTCACCCCGGCCAAGGGTAGGAGGCGCGCCCGCGTGGCCCTGTTGGCGGGTTGCGCCCAGCAGGTGCTCGCCCCCAACATCAACTGGGCGACCTTGCGCGTGCTCAGTGAAAACGGCGTCGAGGTGGTCGTCCCGCGGGACCAGGCCTGCTGCGGCGCGCTCGCCATGCACGTCGGCGAGGCGGAGCGCGCCCTGGCGACGGCGAGGAAAAACCTGGACGCCTTTTTGGGGGACGCCTTTCCGGGAGATATAGGAGACATAGACGCCATCATCTCCAACGCCTCGGGCTGCGGCTCGGGTATGAAGGAGTATCCGCTGGTGTTCAAGGGCAGCCCTGACGAGGAGCGGGCGCGGGCCTTCGCCGGACAGGTCAAGGACGTGACGACCTTTTTGGACGAGCTCGGCTTCAAGCCGCCCCGCCTGGAGGAGCCCCTCAAGGTGGCCTACCACGACGCCTGCCACCTCGCCCACGCCCAGGGCGTCCGCAGCGCGCCGCGGCGGCTGTTGCAGGCGGTGGCGGGCTTGACCCTGGTCGAACCGCCCGAGTGGGAGCTCTGCTGCGGCTCGGCGGGCACCTACAACATCGAGCACCCCGAGACGGCGGGAAGGCTGGGTGAGCGCAAGGCCAAGAACCTGCTCTCTACCGGCGCGGAACTGATCGCCACCGGCAACATCGGCTGCATGACGCAGATTGAGAAGCACTTGGCGGCCCAAGGCCGGCCCCTGCCCGTCCTGCACACGGTGGAGCTGCTCGACCGGGCCTACGGGGCTCGAGGCTGA
- a CDS encoding FAD-binding protein — protein sequence MNSPATASKDTLRPRTIAEVQEAVRTHRKLLPRGGGSKPALSTPTGGAETLELAGLAGVLEYDPSEFTFTALAGTRLAEVARLLAENGQYLPFDPPLAGAGATLGGTVASGLSGPGRVRYGGVRDFILGVRMVTAAGELARAGGKVVKNSAGFDLPKLMVGSMGRLGVIAELSFKVFPAPKAYTTLKVSFDGLEEGLSALLRLSTAPFDLEALELEPPGTLLLRIGGLAEALPPRVKRLESFLARAGETLTGEEDAALWQGMAAFDWLPGGAMLVKVPLTPRRIPSLDAQLEARGAGRRYSVAGNLVWIAWPDDIDSLAQLLSSLDLSGLIIKGPPERPWLGKFGGQALLKRIKSALDPDSKFLEI from the coding sequence GTGAATAGTCCTGCGACGGCGAGCAAGGACACGCTGCGGCCGCGGACGATAGCGGAGGTCCAGGAGGCGGTCAGGACTCACCGGAAGCTCCTGCCCCGCGGCGGCGGCTCCAAGCCCGCCCTGTCGACGCCGACGGGCGGGGCCGAGACGCTCGAGCTCGCCGGGCTAGCTGGCGTGCTCGAGTACGACCCCAGCGAGTTCACCTTCACCGCGCTCGCCGGGACCAGACTCGCCGAGGTCGCGCGCCTGCTGGCCGAGAACGGCCAATACCTGCCCTTCGACCCGCCCCTGGCGGGGGCCGGAGCGACCCTGGGCGGCACCGTCGCGAGCGGCCTCAGCGGGCCGGGCAGGGTGCGCTACGGCGGCGTGCGCGACTTCATTCTGGGGGTGAGGATGGTGACCGCCGCGGGCGAACTCGCCCGCGCCGGTGGCAAGGTGGTCAAGAACTCGGCGGGCTTCGACCTGCCCAAGCTGATGGTTGGGAGCATGGGCCGTCTCGGCGTCATCGCCGAGCTCTCTTTCAAGGTCTTTCCCGCGCCCAAGGCCTATACGACGCTCAAGGTGTCCTTTGACGGTTTGGAGGAAGGGCTCTCTGCCCTGCTGCGCCTGAGCACGGCGCCGTTTGACTTAGAAGCGCTCGAGCTCGAGCCGCCGGGAACGCTGCTGCTGCGCATCGGCGGCTTGGCGGAGGCGCTGCCGCCGCGGGTGAAGCGGCTGGAGAGCTTTCTGGCGCGCGCGGGGGAGACCCTCACGGGCGAGGAGGACGCGGCCTTGTGGCAAGGCATGGCTGCCTTTGATTGGCTCCCTGGCGGCGCGATGCTCGTCAAGGTGCCGCTGACGCCCAGGCGCATTCCTTCGTTGGACGCTCAGCTCGAGGCGAGGGGCGCGGGGCGGCGCTACAGCGTGGCGGGCAACCTGGTCTGGATTGCCTGGCCGGACGACATAGACAGCCTGGCGCAGCTGCTGAGCAGCCTGGACCTCTCCGGCCTCATCATCAAAGGCCCGCCCGAGCGGCCCTGGTTGGGCAAGTTCGGCGGGCAGGCCTTGCTGAAACGGATCAAGTCGGCGCTCGACCCCGACAGCAAGTTTCTGGAGATTTAG